CAAGACGAAGGGGAGGCGGTATGAGGGTAGGCGCAGGTGGCGTCGGGCGGCGACGAGGGTGCAGAAGAAGTCGATGCGCGGCCAGGCGATCCCGTCGGCTGCGCATGCGTAGCGGATAACGCCGATGTCGAAGCTGGCGTTGTGGCTGACGACAATGTCGTCGCCGATGAACTCGACAATCTCGGTTAGGCGACCAGCCCATGACGGTTGGTCACGGACAGTGTCGGCGTCGATGCCGTGGAGTTGGGTGTTGAACGCATCGAAGTGTGATGCTGCCGCCGGGGGTCGGATGAGCCAGTAGGCGCGATCGACGGGGCGGCCCCCTCGGAACCTCACGAGGCCCACTGAGCAGGGTGATCCCCGGTAGGAGTTCGCTGTTTCGAAGTCGATGGCCGTGAAGTCGAGCCCGTCCATCAGGAGACCGTCCCAGTGAATAGGCTGATGACCTCTGATGGGAGGGCACGAATATCCGGCTCGTTTAGCTCGGCGGGCATCATCCACGGCGTATCCCCGGTCCGAGGATGCGTGGTTCGGCGAACTCTCTCACGTTCCGTCTCCAGCCAATCGCGCCACACGCGTCGAAGGTAGTTGGCAGACGCGAGGGCTCGCTCGCTTGGCGTGTCAGTGGTGGCCGGCGTAAACGTACGCGCGGGCACCGCATCCGGGACCGCTAGGTTCGCGTTGCGCGTCTTGTGCTTGTATGCGGCAATGGCCGAGAGGATTTCGGCGTGCAGGGCGGTGGTGCGTTCCTCCAGAAGAGAGAGACCATCGAAGTTTGCGGCGGGCCGCTTGTCGCCGATGGAGCTGCCGTCGGTCAGTAGCACGTAGCGCTCCGTAAGGAGATTGTTAAAGGTCGACTCGAAGTCGGGAGCGGCTCGATCAAGAACAACGGCGTTGGTGTGGTCGACCATCGCTGTCCCAGTTCGGGACGTTAGCCAGACCGCCCACTGAGCGGCTCCGGGGTGCGCGTCAACAACTGCGAATCCAAGCATGGTGGGAGCCTATCTCTCGGCCGCTCCAGCGGTGGTCTTTCGAAATTGGCGGGCTGCCGCAGTTGGGGAGTGCCTTAACGTCCGGTGCGCGGCACGGGAGCACTCGGCCGGGCAGTTCGCGTCTTTGCGCTCGGCGCGACACGCAACGGCCTCAGCTTCCGGCTAGCACTTCAGCTGCCTCGTCAAGGAACAGTCCGTCTCCGTTGGGCAGTACGAGCGCGGGTGCGGTCTTGTTCGGCTGGTTCTGTTCGGTGAGGGCGCCGGTGGTGCTGGCGTAGGCACCAGTAGTGGGCACTCTTGCGTCGCGGTTCCGCGAGGATGCGTTGCCGTAGAGGTGGCCCGTGGTGACTGCGGTGTTGTTCAGGTCCCATGACATGGTCACCGGGTCTGTCCAGATGCCGCGGGTGATCTTGTTCTGCACGGTGTCGTAGAGCAGGCCATTACTCAGGATGGCCTGGGTGCGGTCGGCAGAGATGGCCTGGGGTTGGGTCTCATCCCCGATGCTGCTCTCATCGAACCGGTCCGGGTTGCCTTGGCGCGGGTAGGCGCCCCTAGCGGCGGGTTTCAGGTCGGTTCCGTAAGGGACATAGATGACGTCGCCATTGGTTGGCCCATCGACGCTGAGCACGATCTTTCCGTTGGTGGTCCAGGCCATCGCGTGAATGGCGCGGTCCTGCCCTTCGTCACCGGCGATGCCGCTGGATGCGTCATGGCCGTTCGCATACAGACGAGTCGTCGGCTTACCTTCAGTGCCGCCGACGAGCTCGAGTGGCATGACCTTGCCGCCGTTGACGCTGGCGCCGATGATGCGCCCACCGTGTTGCGGCGCGAGCGTAGTGTAGGTGTTCTTAGTGGGGTCATAGAATGATCCGCTTCCCTCGCCGTTACGTGTGGCAATCGCGAAAATGACGTCGCCCATCCATACGGCGTTGAAGCTGTGAAGCGCCCTGGGTTTCGTTCCGCGCTTATGTGGTGACGAGGGTGCTCGTGTGGGATTGATCGTAAGCCGCTTCGACCTCGACTGGGGTGCGGTAGCCGAGGGCTTCGTGCAGGCGCTGGTGGTTCCACCAGCTCACCCACTCCAACGTCGCCAACTCAACCGCCGACGTCGACGGCCACGTCGTGCGCGAGTAGATCAGCTCGGCCTTGTACAAGCCGTTCACCGTCTCAGCCAAGGCGTTATCGTACGAATCGCCCACTGTCCCAACGGAAGGCGCAACGCCGTGCTCGGCCAACGTGTCGGTGTACGCCAGCGAAACGTACTGGACTCCGCGGTCACTGTGATGCACGAGCCGCCCGCCCTGACGCGCCGCCGGGGTCGTGGTGATCGCCTGCTGCAACGCGATCAGCGGCAATGCCTGCGTCGTCAGCGATGACGCGACCGACCAGCCCACGATCTTCCTTGTGCACGCATCGGTGATGAACGCCGTGTACGCGAACCCACCGACGGTGCGCACGTACGTGATGTCCGCAACCCACAGCTCGTTCGGCGCCATCGCGTGGAAGTCACGCTCGACCAGGTCCGGGCGGTGATCGGGCAGCTTCGACGCGACGGTCGTGAACGGGCGACGCCCGCGCCGAACACCGTGCAGCCCAGCGACTTTCATGAGCCGGGCGGTCTGATCACGCCCGATCATCCAGCCCCGGCGGCGCATCGCGTGCCACATCTTGCGCTGGCCGTACACGCCGTAATTCTGGGCGTGAAGGCGTTTCACTTCCTCCACGAGGACATCGTCGCGGATCGCTCGCGCGCAGCGCGGGCGCGTCTTCGCGGCCCGGTAGCCGCGGGAGGTGGGGGCACCTCCCGCTTGCGGGGGAATGAACCCACAGTCCGTCGCGCGCAGAACGCGACAGATGGACTCGACCCCGAACTGACCCTTGTGTTCGTCGATGAACCGGATCATCTCGTCGTGGGGCGGTCGAGTTCCGCTGCGAAAAAAGCCGATGCTTTCTTCAAGATCTCGTTCGCGCGCCGTGTCTCTGCGAGTTCGCGGCGAAGGCGCCGGTTCTCTTCCTCGAGCGACTCACGCGGCGCTGCCGCGCCCGCCATGGCTAGTTGTTCGCCGACACGGGGCATCCAGTTACGGATGGTCGCCGGCGCGATGCCGAGCGAGGCTCCGACAGCGTCCATCGCGACCCGCTGTGAGCATGCTTCGGCGGCGCGCTTGTCGAGCACCATCCTGACGGCGTGCTCACGCAAGTCCTGGTCGTACTTCTTGGGCATGGTCCGATTCTCCTTCAGGTGGGTCGGAACCAAACCCAGGGCGCTTCACTGTCGACGGAAGGCACCGATAGGGGCGTCGTGGTGATGGTGCCCCCGCTGAGCTTTACCAGGACAGAGCCGCCGCTAAACCCGCCCGTGTCGAGCAATAGGGCGGGACTGGGGTGTGTGATGGTCACCCACTGGGTGCGGGTGCCGTCCATTAGCTTCTTGTTCACGACGGGAGAGACAGTGACCTTCTTGGTGGCCGGGTCGAGGGCGACAATGTGCACGTCTCGGCTGCCGGTGGCAGGGTCGGTGCCGGTGGCCATGGGGAACCAGGCGCGGTCCTGATACCAGGTTGCGCCTGCCTCGGGCACCGGTACGAGCGGTGCGAGGTCTTTGACCTGGGTGCTCGACCATGCCGCGGTGGAGGAGAACCCGTCGACGGGGGTGATCTTGGGTGAGTTCGCTGTGGTCGGCGCGCTACCAGTGCCGCTGATGCTTGCCTTGGCCGGTTCTTTGTCGCCTCCGCAGGCTGCCAGGGCGCCGAGTGCGCCGGTCATGGCGAGGGTGAGGACGCTGCGGCGCGCGAGGATTGGTGTGGGTGACTTGTTCATGGTGGCGGCCCTTTCTGCGTGGTGGTGGTGGCAGCTAGTGTCGCGCGTCATTAATTCGTTGACAGTATGGGATGGTGGCATATGCCGTCACCTGTGCTGGAGATCATCGAAGAGGACCGTGCGACCCTGACCTCGTGGACACGGTCGCGGACGTTGCCGGCGGGACGTGCGCAGCGTGCGCGGATCGTGCTGGCCGTCGCGGCGGGGACGGGCACCTCGGCAGTGGCGCGGCATGTCGGGGTCTCGCGTCCGACTGTGATCAAGTGGCGTGACCGGTTCGCCGTCGACGGGCTCGCTGGCCTCGAGGACGAGGAGCGTTCGGGCCGACCGAAACGCATCGATGATGCTGTGATCATCGCCACCACGCTCGAGCCGCCACCGGCCAAACTCGGGGTGACGCATTGGTCCTCGCGGTTGCTGGGCAGGCACTTGGGGATCGGGGATGCCACCGTCGCCCGTGCCTGGCGCAAGTACGGGGTCAAGCCATGGCGGCGGGAGACGTTCAAGTTCTCCACAGACCCGGAGCTGGAGGCCAAGGTCCGCGACGTGGTGGCTGTGACAGGTTGGTGTGGCCCCACTGTGACGGTCTGATCTGGCCCCATGTGCGACTTGCCGGGGCGGTTATGACGGTTTGATCTGGCCCCACCCGAACCTTGGCTTCATCTACTGGTTTCGAGCGATCGGGGTTGGGATGGAGTCACGGGTGGAGTTGTTCGCGGCGATCCGCCGGGACGCGCGGGTCGAGGGCCTGGGCGTTCGGGCGCTGGCCAACCGGCACGGGGTGCATCGGCGCACGGTGCGGCAAGCCCTGGCGTCGGCGACACCGCCGGCACGGAAGACGCCAATCAGGTCTTCACCGCGGTTGGATCCGTTCAAGGACACGATCGACGCCATGCTGCGCTCCGATCTGGAAGCACCGCGCAAGCAGCGGCACACCGCGACCAGGATCCTGGCGCGGCTCATCGACGAGTACGCCGCGACCGACTTGTCGTATTCGACGGTGCGGGACTACGTGCGGGTCCGGCGCGCGGAAATTGATGTGGAGGCCGGTCGCCGTGTCGAGGAGGCGTTCGTCCCGCAGGAACACGCACCGGGCGAGGAAGCCGAGGTGGACTTCGGCGAGGTCTACGTGATCTTGGCTGGGGTGAAGACCAAGTGCCACATGTTCATCTACCGCCTGTCTTTCTCTGGGAAGGCGGTGCATCGGGTCTACCCGACTGCGCGCAGGAAGCATTCCTGGAGGGCCACATCGACGCTTTCGAAACGTTGGGCGGG
This region of Dermacoccus nishinomiyaensis genomic DNA includes:
- a CDS encoding IS3 family transposase (programmed frameshift), producing the protein MPKKYDQDLREHAVRMVLDKRAAEACSQRVAMDAVGASLGIAPATIRNWMPRVGEQLAMAGAAAPRESLEEENRRLRRELAETRRANEILKKASGFFRSGTRPPHDEMIRFIDEHKGQFGVESICRVLRATDCGFIPPQAGGAPTSRGYRAAKTRPRCARAIRDDVLVEEVKRLHAQNYGVYGQRKMWHAMRRRGWMIGRDQTARLMKVAGLHGVRRGRRPFTTVASKLPDHRPDLVERDFHAMAPNELWVADITYVRTVGGFAYTAFITDACTRKIVGWSVASSLTTQALPLIALQQAITTTPAARQGGRLVHHSDRGVQYVSLAYTDTLAEHGVAPSVGTVGDSYDNALAETVNGLYKAELIYSRTTWPSTSAVELATLEWVSWWNHQRLHEALGYRTPVEVEAAYDQSHTSTLVTT